One window from the genome of Phycisphaerales bacterium encodes:
- a CDS encoding polyphosphate polymerase domain-containing protein: MRRSWSAYEIKFLLDEAAASEVQARLAGSLRVDPYCGHAPGGSYRITSLACDSAAFGVFFRDEAMRNRKYRVRRYGAESVVYLERKRSRQGKVRKRRCTAGLAELEGVVQGGGGDAGHAWFTRELRALELGPVCRVTYLRRALYGETGEGPVRVTFDREIDGVLCPAWSVEAGGEARRVLEGRVVCEFKFENAMPSVLKQVVAAMRLEAVGVSKYRACVRAFAPELGVDLSREVAAVNGAGVVPVASVGAGVGVADA; this comes from the coding sequence GTGCGGCGTTCGTGGTCGGCGTACGAAATCAAGTTCCTGCTGGACGAGGCCGCGGCGTCGGAGGTGCAGGCGCGGCTGGCGGGTTCCCTGCGGGTTGACCCCTACTGCGGGCACGCGCCGGGCGGTTCGTACCGTATCACGAGCCTGGCGTGCGACAGCGCGGCTTTCGGTGTGTTCTTCCGCGATGAGGCGATGCGGAACCGCAAGTACCGCGTGCGGCGGTACGGGGCGGAGAGCGTGGTGTACCTGGAGCGGAAGCGTTCGCGTCAGGGCAAGGTGCGCAAGCGGCGGTGCACGGCGGGGCTGGCGGAGCTCGAGGGCGTCGTGCAGGGCGGCGGCGGGGACGCGGGGCACGCGTGGTTCACGCGGGAGCTGCGGGCGCTGGAGCTCGGGCCGGTCTGCCGCGTGACGTACCTGCGGCGGGCGCTGTACGGCGAGACGGGCGAGGGTCCGGTGCGGGTGACGTTTGATCGCGAGATCGACGGCGTGCTGTGCCCGGCGTGGTCGGTGGAGGCGGGCGGTGAGGCGCGCCGGGTGCTGGAAGGGCGCGTGGTGTGCGAGTTCAAGTTCGAGAACGCGATGCCGTCGGTGCTGAAGCAGGTGGTCGCGGCGATGCGGCTGGAGGCGGTGGGGGTGTCGAAGTACCGCGCGTGCGTGCGGGCCTTCGCGCCGGAGCTCGGCGTGGACCTGTCGCGCGAAGTGGCGGCGGTGAACGGGGCGGGTGTCGTGCCCGTGGCGAGCGTGGGCGCGGGGGTGGGGGTGGCGGATGCCTGA
- a CDS encoding CotH kinase family protein → MPLPRSLLPALASLFLAAAACGQDLYDTTVLRTYAFTFTQSNWETLLRQNYQSQTNLAGSLTVDGITYPNVGVRIRGNTSYTALPAGSQKFSLNVDLDFVNPQQTLYGYQALNLNNGFHDPTFCREVLYNNYVAEFIPNPRACHALVTINGQNWGVYINVQQFDQEMLSGFFADTSGLRIKCANNPSGPGLRYNGSTQTGYTGYEIKDPGGLANPWQPLINVCNALTNTTLTNWATLDQQFAVDASIWSVALENMLTDDDSYVHKGADFVLYRDPADGRMYLLQTDANETFTQTTAWPYNLNFGAITKPVLNRMLAVPELRQRYLAHYRTVKQNLNWAYFEPRALALRDLISAHVQADPKKLYSHALFLQNFNTAVTMPYSGLAGGTVPGLQEFVTGRNNFLNATAELVALGPTINSISVVDTTPNPGDNVTITANVFPQPGSGVSRVDLFYRPAPTSQYLRLQMTALGGGNYAATLPLNSTPGRRISYYVQATASNTYSSLSFLPARAEYAPLSIDYTFGPSGVRFTEFMYSGGSGEFAEITNLSGAPVSLNGWMFDDDSAPRGALDLSPLGTLAHGESAIITDVSPESFRLAWNLPATVKVIGGLGVTGGGNLARNGELNLMNASGGLVDRLVYGDQTFPGTIRTQFSSGQTCPANLGQIEVAAWTLSALGDDFGSTMSIHGDRGTPGSYDTNACNPCSSDFNGDGDAGTDQDIEAFFACIGGHCCDTCDPFGSDYNRDGDAATDQDIEAFFRVLGGGSC, encoded by the coding sequence ATGCCGTTGCCCCGCTCCCTCCTGCCTGCGCTCGCCTCGCTCTTCCTTGCCGCCGCCGCGTGCGGGCAGGACCTCTACGACACCACCGTCCTCCGCACCTACGCCTTCACCTTCACGCAGAGCAACTGGGAGACCCTGCTCCGCCAGAACTACCAGTCGCAGACCAACCTCGCCGGCTCGCTCACCGTCGACGGCATCACCTACCCCAACGTCGGCGTCCGCATCCGCGGCAACACCTCCTACACCGCACTCCCCGCCGGCAGCCAGAAGTTCAGCCTCAACGTCGACCTCGACTTCGTGAACCCGCAGCAGACCCTCTACGGCTACCAGGCCCTCAACCTCAACAACGGCTTCCATGACCCCACCTTCTGCCGCGAGGTGCTCTACAACAACTACGTCGCCGAGTTCATCCCCAACCCCCGCGCCTGCCACGCGCTGGTCACCATCAACGGGCAGAACTGGGGCGTCTACATCAACGTGCAGCAGTTCGACCAGGAGATGCTCTCTGGCTTCTTTGCCGATACCTCCGGCCTCCGCATCAAGTGCGCCAACAACCCCAGCGGCCCCGGCCTCCGCTACAACGGCTCGACCCAGACCGGCTACACCGGCTACGAGATCAAGGACCCCGGCGGCCTCGCCAACCCCTGGCAGCCGCTCATCAACGTCTGCAATGCCCTCACGAACACAACGCTGACCAACTGGGCGACGCTCGACCAGCAGTTCGCCGTGGACGCCTCCATCTGGTCCGTCGCCCTCGAGAACATGCTCACCGACGACGACAGCTACGTTCATAAGGGCGCCGACTTCGTCCTCTACCGCGACCCCGCCGACGGCCGCATGTACCTCCTCCAGACCGATGCCAACGAGACCTTCACGCAGACGACCGCCTGGCCGTACAACCTGAACTTCGGCGCCATCACCAAGCCCGTGCTCAACCGCATGCTCGCCGTGCCCGAGCTCCGCCAGCGCTACCTCGCCCACTACCGCACCGTCAAGCAGAACCTCAACTGGGCCTACTTCGAGCCCCGCGCCCTCGCCCTCCGCGACCTCATCTCCGCCCACGTGCAGGCCGACCCCAAGAAGCTCTACTCCCACGCCCTCTTCCTGCAGAACTTCAACACCGCCGTGACCATGCCCTACAGCGGCCTGGCCGGCGGCACCGTGCCCGGCCTGCAGGAGTTCGTCACCGGCCGCAACAACTTCCTCAACGCCACCGCCGAGCTCGTCGCCCTCGGGCCAACCATCAACTCCATCAGCGTCGTCGACACCACGCCCAACCCCGGCGACAACGTCACCATCACCGCCAACGTCTTCCCGCAGCCCGGCAGCGGCGTCTCCCGTGTCGACCTCTTCTACCGCCCCGCCCCCACCTCCCAGTACCTGCGCCTGCAGATGACGGCGCTGGGCGGGGGCAACTACGCCGCGACCCTGCCCCTCAACTCCACCCCCGGCCGCCGCATCTCCTACTACGTGCAGGCCACCGCGAGCAACACCTACAGCTCGCTCTCCTTCCTCCCCGCCCGCGCCGAGTACGCCCCGCTCTCGATCGACTACACCTTCGGCCCCAGCGGCGTCCGCTTCACCGAGTTCATGTACTCCGGCGGCTCGGGCGAGTTTGCCGAGATCACCAACCTCTCGGGCGCCCCCGTCAGCCTCAATGGGTGGATGTTCGACGACGACTCCGCCCCCCGCGGCGCCCTCGACCTCTCACCCCTGGGCACCCTCGCCCACGGCGAGTCCGCCATCATCACCGACGTCAGCCCCGAGTCCTTCCGCCTCGCGTGGAACCTGCCCGCCACCGTCAAGGTCATCGGCGGCCTGGGCGTTACCGGCGGCGGCAACCTCGCCCGCAACGGCGAGCTCAACCTCATGAACGCCTCCGGCGGCCTCGTGGACCGCCTCGTCTACGGAGACCAGACGTTCCCCGGCACCATCCGCACCCAGTTCAGCAGCGGCCAGACCTGCCCCGCCAACCTCGGGCAGATCGAGGTCGCCGCGTGGACGCTCTCCGCCCTGGGCGACGACTTCGGCTCCACCATGTCCATCCACGGCGACCGCGGCACGCCCGGCAGCTACGACACCAACGCCTGCAACCCCTGCTCCTCCGACTTCAACGGCGACGGTGACGCCGGCACCGACCAGGACATCGAGGCCTTCTTCGCCTGCATCGGCGGCCACTGCTGCGACACCTGCGACCCCTTCGGCAGCGACTACAACCGCGACGGCGACGCCGCCACCGACCAGGACATCGAAGCCTTCTTCCGCGTCCTGGGCGGCGGCAGCTGCTGA
- a CDS encoding proline dehydrogenase family protein, whose protein sequence is MASSRESRIFELGSEMLRRARGHKSGVLSAKFYSDALMEWSMKDPNFKVQMFRFVDAFPMLRSSEAIYDHLEDYLGQPGVTVPGVIAGAMKAGKLAKGAAVAVIKQQINGMAGKFIAGQDAASAVGGLKQMWDEGVAFSVDLLGETCVSDEEADGYAAKYLDLIRNLPAEVAGWRSQPRLESDHLGAIPRVNVSIKISALTARCDPIDTEGSIQELMKRLVPILEVARDRGVFVNFDMEHHQFKDLTIELFQRCVEKVDRGGDFQAGLAMQAYLKSGVEDARRMVEWAKRAKKVVTVRLVKGAYWDAETIKAELHGWPVPVWAEKWQTDACFERMTEVFLDGCPKQRGEHGVKLALGSHNVRSIAAALAGLESRGLPQSAIELQMLHGMADQLKFAAAEMGLRIREYVPVGEMIPGMAYLVRRLLENTSNESWLKAGFMDNADAGALLRAPAAPVSANPAAVKQEQLSSPERHMLTPAVKGVGEGSAKGRPFFSEPMRDFADAKQRANFAAAIARATVPRVANDRTPQQGAEMVARAHKAFPAWRDVEPRVRASVLTKAAALMREQRDGLAGVMIKEAGKTWREADADVCEAIDFCEYYARLAVPLFERSRMGRFIGELDEVWYQPRGVAVVISPWNFPLAICCGMTTAALVTGNTVVVKPAEQTPGIASIMFDILQEAMKQAGVDGKLAKDVLQFCPAPGETTGAALVRDPRVALIAFTGSKAVGLDILNAAAPPSPFGPNAAATNNLEHVKKVVCEMGGKNALIVDTSADFDEAVLAVRQSAFGFQGQKCSACSRVIVVDEEGPEGPAITQFTRRLVEATRALVVGDPVMPGTDMGPVIDADSLAKVHKYIEIGKRECTLELAGEVPGGLVDRVGLNDGAADAARGGGAVQALRSYVGPHIFSGVKPQHAIAQEEIFGPVLAVMHASTFEEALDIANSSVYKLTGGVFTRKPSHIELAKRQFRVGNLYINRGITGALVGRHPFGGFGMSGVGSKAGGADYLLQFVEPRACAENTMRRGFAPEL, encoded by the coding sequence TTGGCGTCGTCGAGAGAGAGCCGCATCTTTGAGCTGGGGTCGGAGATGCTGCGGCGGGCGCGGGGGCACAAGTCGGGGGTGCTCAGCGCCAAGTTTTACAGCGATGCCTTGATGGAGTGGTCCATGAAGGACCCGAACTTCAAGGTGCAGATGTTCCGGTTCGTGGATGCGTTCCCGATGCTGCGGTCCAGCGAGGCGATCTATGACCACCTGGAGGACTACCTGGGGCAGCCGGGGGTGACGGTGCCGGGGGTGATCGCGGGGGCGATGAAGGCGGGGAAGCTGGCCAAGGGGGCCGCGGTCGCGGTGATCAAGCAGCAGATCAACGGGATGGCGGGCAAGTTCATCGCGGGGCAGGACGCGGCGTCGGCGGTGGGCGGGCTGAAGCAGATGTGGGACGAGGGGGTGGCGTTCAGCGTGGACCTGCTGGGCGAGACGTGCGTGAGCGATGAGGAGGCGGACGGGTACGCCGCGAAGTACCTGGACCTCATCAGGAACCTGCCGGCGGAGGTGGCGGGGTGGAGGAGCCAGCCGAGGCTGGAGAGCGACCACCTGGGGGCGATCCCGCGGGTGAACGTGTCGATCAAGATCTCGGCGCTGACGGCGCGGTGCGACCCGATTGATACGGAGGGCTCGATCCAGGAGCTGATGAAGCGGCTGGTGCCGATCCTGGAGGTGGCGCGGGACCGCGGGGTGTTCGTCAACTTTGATATGGAGCACCACCAGTTCAAGGACCTCACCATTGAGCTGTTCCAGCGGTGCGTGGAGAAGGTGGACCGCGGGGGTGACTTCCAGGCCGGGCTGGCGATGCAGGCTTATTTGAAGAGCGGCGTCGAGGATGCACGGCGGATGGTGGAGTGGGCGAAGCGCGCCAAGAAGGTGGTGACGGTGCGGCTCGTCAAGGGCGCGTACTGGGACGCGGAGACGATCAAGGCCGAGCTGCACGGCTGGCCGGTGCCGGTGTGGGCGGAGAAGTGGCAGACTGACGCGTGCTTTGAGCGGATGACGGAGGTGTTTCTGGATGGGTGCCCCAAGCAGCGCGGGGAGCATGGGGTGAAGCTGGCGCTGGGGTCGCACAACGTGCGGTCGATCGCGGCGGCGCTGGCGGGGCTGGAGTCGCGCGGGCTGCCGCAGAGTGCGATTGAGCTGCAGATGCTGCACGGGATGGCGGACCAGCTGAAGTTCGCGGCCGCGGAGATGGGGCTGCGGATCAGGGAGTATGTGCCGGTGGGGGAGATGATCCCGGGGATGGCGTACCTCGTGCGGCGGCTGCTGGAGAACACGAGCAACGAGAGCTGGCTGAAGGCGGGGTTCATGGATAATGCGGACGCGGGGGCGCTGCTGAGGGCTCCCGCTGCGCCGGTGAGCGCAAACCCCGCGGCGGTGAAGCAGGAGCAGTTGAGCAGCCCCGAGCGGCACATGCTGACGCCGGCGGTGAAGGGCGTGGGCGAGGGGAGCGCGAAGGGGCGGCCGTTCTTTTCTGAGCCGATGCGGGACTTCGCGGATGCGAAGCAGCGGGCGAACTTCGCGGCGGCGATCGCGCGGGCGACGGTGCCGCGGGTGGCGAACGACCGCACGCCGCAGCAGGGGGCGGAGATGGTGGCGCGGGCGCACAAGGCATTCCCGGCGTGGCGGGACGTTGAGCCAAGGGTGCGGGCAAGCGTGCTGACGAAGGCCGCGGCGTTGATGCGCGAGCAGCGGGACGGGCTCGCTGGGGTGATGATCAAGGAGGCGGGGAAGACGTGGCGTGAGGCGGACGCGGATGTCTGCGAGGCGATCGACTTCTGCGAGTACTACGCGCGGCTGGCGGTGCCGCTGTTCGAGCGGTCGCGGATGGGGCGGTTCATCGGGGAGCTGGATGAGGTCTGGTACCAGCCGCGGGGCGTGGCGGTCGTGATCTCGCCGTGGAACTTCCCGCTGGCCATCTGCTGCGGGATGACGACGGCGGCCTTGGTGACGGGGAACACGGTGGTGGTGAAGCCGGCGGAGCAGACGCCGGGGATCGCGTCGATCATGTTCGACATTTTGCAGGAGGCGATGAAGCAGGCAGGGGTGGATGGGAAGTTGGCGAAGGATGTGCTGCAGTTCTGCCCGGCGCCGGGGGAGACGACGGGGGCGGCGCTGGTGCGGGACCCGCGCGTGGCCCTGATCGCGTTCACGGGCAGCAAGGCGGTGGGGCTGGACATTCTGAACGCGGCCGCGCCGCCCTCGCCCTTTGGGCCCAACGCCGCGGCGACGAACAACCTCGAGCACGTGAAGAAGGTGGTGTGCGAGATGGGCGGGAAGAACGCCCTGATCGTCGATACCTCGGCGGACTTTGACGAGGCGGTGCTGGCGGTGCGGCAGTCGGCGTTCGGGTTCCAGGGCCAGAAGTGCTCGGCGTGCTCGCGGGTGATCGTGGTGGACGAGGAGGGGCCGGAGGGGCCGGCGATCACGCAGTTCACGCGCCGGCTGGTGGAGGCGACGCGGGCGCTGGTGGTGGGGGACCCGGTGATGCCGGGGACCGACATGGGGCCGGTGATCGACGCGGACTCGCTGGCGAAGGTGCACAAGTACATCGAGATCGGCAAGCGCGAGTGCACGCTCGAACTCGCGGGCGAGGTGCCCGGGGGGCTTGTTGATCGCGTTGGATTGAATGATGGGGCGGCGGACGCGGCCCGGGGTGGCGGGGCGGTGCAAGCGCTGCGGAGCTATGTGGGGCCGCACATTTTCAGCGGTGTGAAGCCGCAGCACGCGATCGCGCAGGAGGAGATCTTCGGGCCGGTGCTGGCGGTGATGCACGCGTCGACGTTCGAGGAGGCCTTGGACATCGCCAACTCGTCGGTGTACAAACTGACCGGCGGTGTCTTCACGCGGAAGCCGTCGCACATCGAGCTTGCGAAGCGGCAGTTCAGGGTGGGCAACCTGTACATCAACCGCGGGATCACCGGCGCGCTCGTGGGGCGGCACCCCTTCGGCGGGTTCGGGATGTCGGGCGTGGGCAGCAAGGCGGGCGGGGCGGATTACCTGCTGCAGTTCGTGGAGCCCAGGGCCTGCGCGGAGAACACGATGCGGCGTGGGTTTGCGCCGGAGCTGTGA
- a CDS encoding fibronectin type III domain-containing protein has protein sequence MGNQVVPSDRRDKIQWFRDRITAWSAANTSIGLTAAQCTAMAAAITAAENSEQEAEEIRAASKAATVKFYGDTAAMGSLGSSLVSTIRAFAEQSSNPTNVYNLSMVPPPAVPSSVPAPGTPTDWKVELLQDGSIVLKWKCKNPAGASGTIYEVRRAELGSDDWQFIGATGVRSFSDAIPKASPGVSYQITAVRSTRRGNPAVFDVRLGTSGGGFFATVTPTSTPGENTTKLAA, from the coding sequence ATGGGGAATCAAGTCGTACCGTCTGACCGCCGCGACAAGATCCAGTGGTTCCGTGACCGCATCACGGCCTGGAGCGCGGCCAACACCAGCATCGGGCTCACCGCGGCCCAGTGCACCGCGATGGCGGCGGCCATCACCGCCGCGGAGAACAGCGAGCAGGAGGCGGAGGAGATCCGCGCCGCCAGCAAGGCCGCCACCGTGAAGTTCTACGGCGACACCGCGGCGATGGGCAGCCTGGGCTCCTCGCTGGTCTCGACCATCCGCGCCTTCGCGGAGCAGTCGAGCAACCCCACCAACGTCTACAACCTCAGCATGGTGCCCCCGCCGGCCGTCCCCTCGAGCGTCCCGGCCCCCGGCACGCCCACCGACTGGAAGGTGGAGCTGCTGCAGGACGGGTCGATCGTCCTGAAGTGGAAGTGCAAGAACCCCGCGGGCGCCAGCGGCACCATCTACGAGGTGCGCCGCGCCGAGCTGGGCAGCGACGACTGGCAGTTCATCGGGGCCACCGGCGTGCGCAGCTTCAGCGACGCCATCCCCAAGGCCTCGCCCGGCGTCTCCTACCAGATCACCGCGGTGCGGAGCACCCGCCGCGGCAACCCCGCCGTCTTCGACGTCCGCCTGGGCACCAGCGGCGGCGGGTTCTTCGCCACCGTCACCCCCACCAGCACGCCCGGGGAGAACACCACCAAGCTCGCCGCGTGA
- a CDS encoding lectin-like protein — protein sequence MSFCLFRTRGLVDTIGTTQPSNGLRRSHVALIVGGLMLASAGAPSAAFGQADIFEFNGHQYRLYADSSARTWADAAAFAATLSVGGQSGYLARIDSAAENTRIVQSILANQGVLTRTAADGGGGRYVWIGANDRAAEGAWRWADGTQFWSGGPGGSAVGGLYNNWGTNQSGRTEPDNFLFQAAGQDAAGISVNGWPLGTAGQWNDIGETNVMPFIVEFNVVPAPGALAPLAVLLVCGRRRRERKS from the coding sequence ATGTCGTTCTGTCTGTTCCGTACCCGCGGTCTTGTTGACACCATCGGCACCACTCAACCGTCCAACGGCCTCCGCAGGTCGCACGTCGCCTTGATTGTCGGTGGGCTGATGCTGGCCTCAGCGGGGGCTCCGTCGGCGGCGTTTGGGCAGGCGGACATCTTCGAGTTCAACGGGCACCAGTACCGCTTGTACGCGGATTCGTCGGCGCGGACGTGGGCGGACGCGGCGGCGTTCGCGGCGACGCTGAGCGTTGGCGGGCAGAGCGGGTACCTGGCGCGGATCGACAGCGCGGCGGAGAACACGCGGATTGTGCAGTCGATCCTGGCGAATCAGGGCGTGCTCACGCGGACGGCGGCCGACGGCGGCGGCGGGCGGTACGTGTGGATCGGGGCCAACGACCGCGCGGCCGAGGGGGCCTGGCGGTGGGCGGACGGCACGCAGTTCTGGAGCGGCGGGCCCGGCGGCTCGGCGGTGGGCGGGCTGTACAACAACTGGGGCACGAACCAGAGCGGGCGCACGGAGCCGGACAACTTCCTGTTCCAGGCCGCGGGGCAGGACGCCGCGGGGATCTCGGTGAACGGCTGGCCGCTGGGCACGGCGGGGCAGTGGAACGACATCGGGGAGACGAACGTGATGCCGTTCATCGTGGAGTTCAACGTGGTGCCTGCGCCCGGGGCGTTAGCGCCGCTGGCGGTGCTGCTGGTGTGCGGGCGGCGGCGGCGGGAGAGGAAGTCCTAG
- a CDS encoding Imm26 family immunity protein — protein MPRPKRSPPVAAPPTFTPAEDVNAMFFKRSRHSPTPGDLFAVNMCGKRWVIGRVISNNAVGLTANANLLYFYRMEVEDPFDPTATKTPIAPDLLIPPEITNNLGWTRGFYLHLRNVPLQPQELLPRHVFKSEVYAENDPRRFIDEYGNPTPPPEPGLFCGMSGLSSYTFIDDALSIALGIPPKKD, from the coding sequence ATGCCGCGTCCCAAACGCTCCCCACCAGTCGCCGCGCCGCCCACGTTTACTCCCGCGGAAGACGTCAACGCCATGTTCTTCAAGCGCTCGCGCCACAGCCCCACGCCCGGCGACCTCTTCGCGGTCAACATGTGTGGGAAGCGCTGGGTCATCGGGCGCGTCATCAGCAACAACGCCGTCGGCCTCACCGCGAACGCCAACCTCCTCTACTTCTACCGCATGGAGGTCGAAGACCCCTTCGACCCCACGGCCACCAAGACCCCGATCGCCCCCGACCTGCTCATCCCGCCCGAGATCACCAACAACCTCGGCTGGACGCGCGGCTTCTACCTCCACCTCCGCAACGTGCCGCTCCAGCCCCAGGAGCTCCTCCCCCGCCACGTCTTCAAGAGCGAGGTCTATGCCGAGAACGACCCTCGCCGCTTCATCGATGAGTATGGGAACCCCACGCCACCGCCAGAGCCCGGCCTTTTCTGCGGTATGAGCGGCCTCTCCAGCTATACCTTCATCGATGACGCCCTCAGCATCGCCCTGGGCATCCCTCCCAAGAAGGATTGA
- a CDS encoding Imm26 family immunity protein: MARPQRAKTPAPTLTPHEHLNMMVIRRSRHQPEPGDLFALNMRGERWVIGRVINNNAVGLAPGANLLYFYRMEVKDPLDPTAITTPITPDLLIPPTITNDRGWTTGFYLHLRNAPLQPQELLPRHVFKSVLFPEDDPRSFVDEYQKQTPPPEPGLIIGRAGLASYSIIDVYLSRALGIPEPKDPGGPWP; this comes from the coding sequence ATGGCCCGCCCTCAGCGCGCAAAGACTCCGGCGCCCACGCTCACGCCCCATGAGCACCTCAACATGATGGTCATCAGGCGCTCGCGCCACCAGCCCGAGCCGGGGGACCTCTTCGCCCTCAACATGCGCGGCGAGCGCTGGGTCATCGGGCGCGTCATCAACAACAACGCCGTCGGCCTCGCGCCCGGGGCCAACCTCCTCTACTTCTACCGCATGGAGGTCAAAGACCCCCTCGACCCCACGGCCATCACGACCCCAATCACGCCTGACCTGCTCATCCCGCCCACGATCACCAACGACCGCGGCTGGACCACGGGCTTCTACCTCCACCTCCGCAACGCACCGCTCCAGCCCCAGGAGCTCCTCCCCCGCCACGTGTTCAAGAGCGTCCTGTTCCCCGAGGACGACCCGCGTAGCTTCGTCGACGAATACCAGAAGCAGACGCCCCCGCCAGAACCCGGCCTGATCATCGGCCGCGCGGGCCTCGCCAGCTACTCGATCATCGACGTTTACCTCAGCCGCGCCTTGGGCATCCCCGAGCCCAAGGACCCCGGCGGGCCTTGGCCGTGA
- a CDS encoding cysteine peptidase family C39 domain-containing protein, which translates to MIAAFVIQVVLALAAALAAPWVGRRGRGVWLTVLIAATVVMACWPLIRVFTPDAVALLGVRTVVCTELTAMIVPATLFFGIVAGKVPNKRDGRMLLVLSAAVGLYFVKAGAWMVWPAGGGVGEEARGGVGGTKIDGAGVCRQSTGYTCVAASMVTLLQARGVPADEAEMARLSYTEIGGGATDSRALLALRTKLDAHQSATGERLHAAYGRMDAAGLIAAAKPCLVQMDWGFFVSHMVPVMDADSERVIIGDPLEGTRSVPMAEFVREWKGRAITVE; encoded by the coding sequence GTGATTGCTGCGTTTGTCATTCAGGTGGTGCTCGCCCTCGCGGCGGCGTTGGCGGCGCCGTGGGTCGGGCGGCGGGGGCGCGGGGTGTGGCTCACCGTGCTGATCGCGGCGACGGTGGTGATGGCGTGCTGGCCGCTCATCCGGGTGTTCACGCCGGACGCGGTGGCGCTGCTGGGGGTGCGCACGGTCGTGTGCACCGAGCTGACGGCGATGATCGTGCCGGCGACCTTGTTCTTCGGGATCGTGGCGGGGAAGGTGCCCAACAAGCGGGACGGGCGGATGCTGCTGGTCCTGTCGGCGGCGGTGGGGCTGTACTTCGTGAAGGCGGGGGCGTGGATGGTGTGGCCGGCGGGGGGCGGTGTCGGCGAGGAGGCGCGGGGGGGCGTGGGGGGGACGAAGATCGACGGCGCGGGTGTGTGCCGGCAGAGCACCGGGTACACGTGCGTGGCGGCGTCGATGGTGACGCTGCTGCAAGCCCGCGGCGTGCCCGCTGACGAGGCGGAGATGGCGCGCCTGTCGTACACCGAGATCGGCGGCGGGGCCACGGACTCGCGGGCGCTGCTGGCGCTGCGGACCAAACTCGATGCGCACCAGTCGGCGACCGGCGAGCGCCTGCATGCGGCCTATGGGCGGATGGATGCGGCGGGGCTGATCGCGGCCGCGAAGCCCTGCCTGGTGCAGATGGACTGGGGGTTCTTCGTCTCGCACATGGTGCCGGTGATGGATGCGGACAGCGAGCGCGTCATTATCGGTGACCCGCTGGAGGGCACGCGGTCGGTGCCGATGGCGGAGTTTGTGCGGGAGTGGAAGGGGCGGGCGATCACGGTGGAGTGA
- a CDS encoding immunoglobulin domain-containing protein yields MGWRTTLRGVTVLFGGSTGVYDGETWEWNGTAWTQRVVSGPAARSHFPMVYDAARAEVVLFGGSTGDYSDETWSLGSCTAPSLTAQPGAQTVCAGGSASFAVLAAGTGLLNYQWMKGDAPLADEPNRIAGATGATLMILNTTGADRGDYSCTVTNACGGVISNMTTLTINSSDFNGDGDVGTVQDIEAFFACLGGDCCATCGSSDFNADGDIGTDQDIESFFRVLGGGAC; encoded by the coding sequence ATGGGATGGCGTACGACGCTCCGCGGCGTGACCGTGCTGTTCGGGGGCAGCACGGGCGTCTACGACGGCGAGACGTGGGAGTGGAACGGGACGGCCTGGACGCAGCGTGTGGTCAGTGGACCCGCGGCGCGGTCGCACTTCCCGATGGTGTACGACGCTGCCCGCGCCGAAGTGGTTCTCTTCGGCGGGAGCACCGGCGATTACAGCGACGAGACGTGGAGCCTGGGCTCGTGCACGGCCCCGTCGCTCACCGCGCAGCCCGGGGCTCAGACGGTGTGCGCTGGGGGCTCGGCGAGCTTTGCGGTGTTGGCCGCGGGGACCGGGCTGCTCAACTACCAGTGGATGAAGGGCGACGCGCCCCTCGCGGATGAGCCGAACCGCATCGCGGGGGCGACTGGCGCGACGCTGATGATCCTGAACACGACCGGCGCTGACCGGGGCGACTACTCGTGCACCGTCACGAATGCCTGCGGCGGCGTGATCAGCAACATGACCACGCTCACCATCAACTCGTCGGACTTCAACGGCGATGGTGACGTGGGCACCGTCCAGGACATCGAGGCTTTCTTCGCGTGCCTGGGTGGGGACTGCTGCGCCACGTGCGGGAGCTCGGACTTCAACGCCGATGGGGACATCGGGACCGACCAGGACATCGAGAGCTTCTTCCGCGTGCTGGGCGGGGGGGCGTGCTGA
- a CDS encoding kelch repeat-containing protein, whose amino-acid sequence MLRLLGAVLLVLCVMGQTAARGQSVVWQEEEKVAPPSGRNGHAMAYDSARGVTVLFGGDDGNGIRSGETWEWNGTKWRQVLVSGPSARRWHAMAYDSARGVTVLFGGQTASGRNG is encoded by the coding sequence GTGCTTCGGCTCCTGGGCGCGGTGCTGCTCGTGCTGTGCGTGATGGGACAAACCGCCGCGCGGGGGCAGTCGGTGGTGTGGCAGGAAGAAGAAAAGGTGGCGCCGCCCAGCGGGAGGAACGGGCACGCGATGGCGTACGACTCGGCCCGCGGCGTCACCGTCCTCTTCGGGGGTGATGACGGGAACGGCATCCGCAGCGGCGAGACCTGGGAGTGGAACGGGACGAAGTGGAGACAGGTGCTGGTCAGCGGCCCTTCGGCGCGGCGCTGGCACGCGATGGCGTACGACTCGGCACGCGGGGTGACTGTTCTCTTCGGTGGACAGACCGCGAGCGGCCGCAATGGCTAG